A single genomic interval of Pseudomonas sp. FeN3W harbors:
- the treZ gene encoding malto-oligosyltrehalose trehalohydrolase codes for MQKQRAHIGHHGPELLEDGTTRFRLWAPDAQNVSLIVVGAQTLPMTAIEEGWYSIDAPYGTGTLYRFLIDDELHVPDPASRAQAGDVHAPSLVVDTHNNYLWRNGKWLGRPWHETVLYETHVGLYGGFAAMEEHLAGLAELGVTAIELMPIAEFPGDRNWGYDGVLPYAPEAAYGSPEELKHLIDTAHGLGLMVFLDVVYNHFGPDGNYLGRYAKHFFRHDQQTPWGDGIDFRRREVRDFFIDNALMWLMDYRFDGLRFDAVHAIPDRSFLTELAERVHATVEPGRHVHLVLENEDNRSSLLTQGFTAQWNDDGHNVLHALLTDESQGYYADYHQGATAKLARFLGEGFIYQGQNNRRGEARGEPSAHLSPTSFVLFLQNHDQTGNRAFGDRLVTLADADALRAATAVLLLSPMVPLLFMGEEWGSRQPFLFFTSHHGELADAVREGRRNEFAEFSEFADEATRERIPDPNAVSTFEQSRPDFGAQTQSGHAEWHALYRQLLSIRHAEIVPRLPGSVFLGCSVLGDAAVLARWQLGDGSQLRLELNLGERAAPLPASSTTAQLLFASREWDANTPDQLPPRMAKLYLEKAK; via the coding sequence ATGCAGAAGCAGCGTGCCCATATCGGGCATCACGGGCCGGAGTTGCTGGAAGACGGAACCACCCGCTTCCGACTCTGGGCGCCCGATGCGCAAAACGTCAGTCTGATCGTTGTAGGCGCACAAACGCTGCCGATGACCGCCATTGAAGAAGGCTGGTACAGCATCGATGCCCCTTACGGGACCGGTACGCTCTACCGGTTTCTCATCGACGACGAACTGCATGTGCCCGACCCCGCCTCGCGTGCGCAGGCGGGTGACGTGCATGCGCCGAGCCTGGTGGTCGACACTCATAACAACTATCTGTGGCGCAACGGCAAGTGGCTCGGTCGACCCTGGCACGAGACGGTGCTGTACGAGACCCATGTCGGTCTGTACGGCGGTTTCGCCGCCATGGAAGAACATCTTGCCGGCCTGGCCGAACTGGGCGTGACGGCAATCGAGTTGATGCCCATCGCCGAATTCCCAGGCGACCGCAATTGGGGTTATGACGGCGTTCTGCCCTACGCACCGGAAGCTGCCTACGGCAGCCCGGAAGAGCTCAAGCACCTGATCGACACCGCCCACGGCCTCGGCCTTATGGTGTTTCTCGATGTGGTCTACAACCACTTCGGCCCGGACGGCAATTACCTCGGCCGCTACGCCAAACACTTCTTCCGTCACGACCAGCAGACGCCCTGGGGCGATGGCATCGATTTCCGCCGCCGCGAAGTCCGCGACTTCTTCATCGACAACGCGCTGATGTGGCTGATGGACTACCGCTTCGACGGGCTGCGCTTCGATGCCGTGCATGCCATTCCCGACCGCAGCTTCCTCACCGAACTGGCCGAACGCGTGCACGCCACCGTGGAACCCGGCCGCCATGTGCATCTGGTGCTGGAGAACGAGGACAACCGCTCCAGCCTGCTAACCCAGGGCTTCACCGCGCAGTGGAACGATGACGGCCACAATGTGCTGCATGCGCTGCTCACCGACGAGAGCCAGGGCTACTACGCCGACTACCACCAGGGCGCGACCGCCAAGCTGGCGCGTTTTCTCGGCGAAGGCTTCATCTATCAGGGACAGAACAACCGCCGTGGCGAAGCGCGTGGTGAGCCCAGCGCGCATCTTTCACCGACCTCGTTCGTGCTGTTTCTGCAGAACCATGACCAGACCGGCAACCGCGCCTTTGGCGATCGCCTGGTTACGCTGGCCGATGCCGACGCGCTCAGGGCTGCAACTGCGGTGCTGCTGCTTTCCCCCATGGTCCCGCTGCTGTTCATGGGTGAGGAATGGGGCTCGCGACAGCCGTTCCTGTTCTTCACCAGCCATCACGGCGAGCTCGCCGATGCGGTACGTGAAGGCCGTCGCAACGAGTTCGCCGAGTTTTCCGAGTTCGCTGACGAAGCCACGCGTGAGCGCATTCCCGACCCCAACGCCGTATCCACCTTCGAGCAGTCGCGGCCGGACTTCGGTGCGCAAACGCAATCCGGGCACGCCGAATGGCATGCGCTGTACCGCCAGCTGCTGAGCATTCGCCATGCCGAGATCGTGCCGCGCCTGCCGGGTAGCGTCTTCCTCGGCTGCAGCGTGCTGGGCGATGCCGCTGTGCTTGCCCGCTGGCAGCTGGGTGATGGCAGTCAGCTGCGCCTTGAGCTGAACCTTGGCGAACGGGCCGCGCCACTGCCCGCCTCGTCCACCACTGCGCAACTGCTGTTCGCCAGCCGTGAGTGGGATGCGAACACGCCCGACCAATTGCCGCCTCGTATGGCCAAGCTGTATCTGGAGAAAGCCAAATGA
- a CDS encoding DUF1652 domain-containing protein gives MNTRLPLFKIEAILHTYLRPFQCECRDDSDNSLRVRLFQEPPDEELTVLGISYDQCRDAANLVRLAQELRIEMCVTRSSLPAEGKQLSRVE, from the coding sequence ATGAATACGCGTCTTCCGCTGTTCAAGATCGAAGCGATCCTGCACACCTACCTTCGCCCATTCCAATGCGAATGCCGCGACGATTCCGACAACTCGCTCCGCGTGCGCCTCTTTCAGGAGCCGCCGGACGAAGAACTGACCGTTCTCGGCATTTCCTACGACCAGTGCCGCGATGCAGCCAATCTGGTGCGCCTGGCGCAGGAGCTGCGCATTGAAATGTGCGTTACGCGCAGCTCGCTACCCGCCGAAGGCAAACAGCTCAGTCGTGTCGAATGA
- the glgA gene encoding glycogen synthase GlgA, which produces MSIAAVNALPVGLSKAQPAIPLVTRPALQIRSSHDDKRKILFVTSELTDLVKTGGLADVSAALPRALGARHDVRVLIPGYSQVINSGHAIRTVGSLSGYAEIPGCRIGRMDMPDGLIIYVLICPELYEREGSPYGDADGNDWPDNPVRFARLGLAAAEIAAGTACIRWTPELVHAHDWPAGLAPAYMHWRGLNTPSVFTIHNLAYQGNIDMSQRRLLGIPGEACDPERMEFYGKLSLLKAGIAYANRVTTVSATYAEEITTPEFGCGMEGFLSMKARQGLLSGLLNGIDESWEPESDPYLVKGFSARNWAGKEANAAYIRESFGLEQCHAPLFAVVSRLVHQKGVDLTLDVAHAIVEGGGQLAILGQGDHQIEHQVRQLAAQYPGRVAAHIGFNETDARRLFAGSDFLLMPSRYEPCGLSQMYAQRYASLPVARRTGGLADSIDDGITGFLFNESNVSSYRQAVQRALAIHQHPQLLAAMRCRAMGAGFFWRHAIEPYDALYRQLLGERREVRLLI; this is translated from the coding sequence ATGAGTATTGCCGCTGTGAACGCCCTGCCTGTCGGACTATCGAAGGCGCAACCTGCCATACCCCTGGTTACTCGCCCTGCGTTGCAGATTCGCAGTAGCCACGATGACAAACGCAAGATTCTGTTCGTCACCTCCGAGCTGACCGATCTGGTCAAGACTGGCGGGCTAGCCGACGTATCGGCCGCGCTACCCCGGGCATTGGGTGCACGCCACGATGTGCGTGTGCTGATCCCCGGCTATTCGCAGGTGATCAACAGCGGTCACGCCATCCGCACGGTCGGCTCGCTGAGTGGCTATGCCGAGATTCCCGGCTGCCGCATCGGCCGGATGGACATGCCGGACGGCCTGATCATCTATGTGCTGATCTGCCCGGAGCTCTACGAGCGCGAAGGCTCGCCGTACGGTGATGCCGATGGCAACGACTGGCCGGACAATCCGGTGCGCTTCGCCCGCCTCGGCCTGGCCGCTGCGGAGATCGCCGCCGGTACGGCCTGCATTCGCTGGACGCCGGAGCTGGTGCATGCCCACGACTGGCCAGCCGGTCTGGCGCCTGCCTATATGCACTGGCGTGGGCTGAACACGCCGAGCGTTTTCACCATTCACAACCTCGCCTACCAGGGCAACATCGACATGTCGCAGCGGCGCCTGCTGGGCATTCCGGGCGAGGCCTGCGACCCGGAGCGCATGGAGTTCTACGGCAAGCTCTCCCTGCTCAAGGCCGGGATCGCCTATGCCAACCGCGTGACCACGGTGAGCGCTACCTACGCCGAGGAAATCACCACGCCGGAGTTCGGTTGCGGCATGGAAGGCTTCCTCAGCATGAAAGCCCGCCAGGGCCTGCTCAGCGGACTGCTCAACGGCATCGACGAAAGCTGGGAGCCGGAAAGCGATCCCTATCTGGTGAAGGGTTTCAGCGCACGCAACTGGGCAGGCAAAGAGGCTAATGCCGCCTATATCCGCGAATCGTTCGGGCTCGAGCAGTGCCATGCACCGCTGTTCGCCGTGGTTTCGCGCCTGGTGCACCAGAAGGGTGTCGACCTGACCCTCGACGTCGCCCATGCCATCGTCGAAGGCGGCGGCCAGCTGGCGATCCTCGGCCAGGGCGATCACCAGATCGAGCATCAGGTTCGCCAGCTCGCGGCTCAGTACCCCGGGCGGGTCGCGGCCCATATCGGCTTCAACGAAACCGATGCGCGCCGCCTGTTCGCCGGCAGCGATTTTCTGCTGATGCCGTCGCGCTACGAGCCGTGCGGCCTCAGCCAGATGTATGCCCAGCGCTATGCCTCGCTGCCCGTCGCCCGCCGCACGGGCGGGCTGGCCGACTCCATCGATGATGGCATCACCGGGTTCCTGTTCAACGAATCCAATGTCAGCAGCTACCGGCAGGCCGTCCAGCGGGCGTTGGCGATCCATCAGCATCCGCAGCTGCTGGCCGCCATGCGCTGCCGAGCGATGGGGGCCGGCTTTTTCTGGCGTCACGCCATCGAACCCTATGACGCGCTGTACCGGCAGTTGCTCGGTGAGCGCCGCGAGGTTCGTCTTTTAATCTGA
- a CDS encoding ferritin-like domain-containing protein — protein sequence MQSAQTGNDVRTERLIEWLRDAHAMEVQAETMLNKQASRIEHYPELKARIEQHITETQNQAKLIESCLQRHDKSYSGLKDLGGKMMAMGQAMGGMMVNDEIVKGAQMGYVFENLEIASYKILIAAAEAVGDMQTKEVCERILVEEVAMADWLRDHLAELTQAYLTRTAEPHVEAKR from the coding sequence ATGCAAAGTGCACAGACTGGCAATGACGTCCGTACCGAACGCCTGATCGAATGGCTGCGCGATGCGCACGCGATGGAGGTGCAGGCCGAAACCATGCTGAACAAGCAGGCCAGTCGCATCGAGCATTACCCGGAACTCAAGGCGCGTATCGAACAGCACATCACCGAAACCCAGAACCAGGCCAAGCTGATCGAAAGCTGTTTGCAGCGCCACGACAAGTCCTACTCGGGCCTCAAGGACCTGGGCGGCAAGATGATGGCGATGGGGCAGGCCATGGGCGGCATGATGGTCAACGACGAGATCGTCAAGGGCGCGCAGATGGGCTACGTGTTCGAGAACCTCGAGATCGCCTCCTACAAGATCCTCATCGCCGCCGCCGAAGCGGTGGGCGACATGCAGACCAAGGAAGTGTGCGAACGCATCCTGGTAGAGGAGGTGGCCATGGCCGACTGGCTACGCGACCACCTGGCAGAGCTGACCCAGGCCTATCTCACCCGCACAGCCGAGCCGCACGTCGAGGCCAAGCGCTAA
- a CDS encoding mechanosensitive ion channel: MQWDHYISQPALRTIAAALFVALVLSLFGRLLTALTLRLARTFLFTRELSEQLEKPVRLLLPLVGVQGVWTSAPNDLHFIDAARHVTSLLIIATLTWLVMRSLRGLQQFIQLRNPVDVVDNLRARQIQTQSRVLLRTLTFFVLLIGAAAMLMTFPSARQFGASLLASAGLAGLAVGFAARPVLANLIAGVQIAMTQPIRLDDVVIVENEWGRIEEITGTYVVVRIWDDRRLIVPLQHFIEKPFQNWTRRGSSLIGTVFLWADYSLPLEPLREELRRLCKEVPELWDGRVCVLQVTDTSEKSIQLRALVSSPDSSRNWDLRCHIRESLLSFIQRQYPHSLPQVRADLSVGHKQHVDTSQPEHVEPERQPPV; this comes from the coding sequence CTGCAGTGGGATCACTACATCAGTCAGCCGGCGCTGCGCACCATAGCCGCGGCGCTGTTCGTGGCGTTGGTCCTGAGCCTCTTCGGCCGCTTGTTGACCGCCCTGACGCTGCGCCTGGCGCGAACCTTCCTGTTTACCCGGGAGCTGTCCGAGCAGCTGGAAAAACCCGTCCGGCTGTTGTTGCCGCTGGTCGGGGTGCAGGGCGTGTGGACGTCTGCGCCGAATGACCTGCATTTCATCGACGCTGCGCGGCACGTCACCTCGCTGCTGATAATCGCCACCCTGACCTGGCTGGTGATGCGCTCGCTACGCGGGCTGCAACAGTTCATCCAGCTGCGCAATCCGGTGGACGTGGTCGACAACCTGCGTGCCCGCCAGATACAGACGCAGTCGCGCGTACTGCTGCGCACGCTGACCTTCTTCGTGCTGCTGATCGGTGCGGCGGCCATGCTGATGACCTTCCCCAGTGCTCGCCAGTTCGGTGCCAGCTTGCTGGCCTCGGCGGGCCTTGCCGGCTTGGCGGTGGGTTTTGCCGCGCGGCCCGTGCTGGCCAACCTCATCGCCGGCGTGCAGATCGCCATGACCCAGCCGATCCGCCTGGACGATGTGGTCATCGTCGAGAACGAATGGGGACGCATCGAGGAAATCACCGGCACCTATGTAGTCGTGCGGATCTGGGATGACCGGCGGCTGATCGTGCCGTTGCAGCACTTCATCGAGAAACCGTTTCAAAACTGGACTCGCCGCGGCTCCAGCCTGATCGGTACGGTTTTCCTCTGGGCCGACTATTCGCTGCCACTGGAGCCGCTGCGCGAGGAGTTGCGCCGCTTGTGCAAGGAAGTTCCCGAACTGTGGGATGGCCGGGTCTGCGTACTGCAGGTCACCGATACCAGCGAAAAATCCATCCAGCTGCGTGCTCTGGTGAGCTCGCCGGATTCGTCACGCAATTGGGACCTGCGCTGCCACATTCGCGAAAGCCTGCTGAGCTTCATTCAGCGCCAATACCCGCATTCATTGCCGCAAGTGCGCGCGGACCTCAGCGTCGGCCACAAGCAGCACGTCGACACCTCGCAGCCCGAGCATGTCGAACCGGAGCGCCAGCCGCCGGTGTGA
- a CDS encoding nicotinamide-nucleotide amidohydrolase family protein translates to MQEIERVVDFLQREELTLTTAESCTCGLMASLMGDIPGCGQVLDSGFVVYSPKAKNRLLNVDFETIERFGLTSEEVARAMAIGALNASVASLAVSNTGVADDDQEAAGGTQCYAYALMRGERQVVVSETVQFDGDRVAIRKQAARHGLIQLPVKYAELLNKLEGREGE, encoded by the coding sequence ATGCAAGAGATCGAACGAGTCGTTGACTTTCTGCAACGCGAGGAGCTCACGCTGACCACCGCGGAGTCCTGCACTTGCGGTTTGATGGCTTCGCTGATGGGCGATATCCCGGGTTGCGGCCAGGTGCTCGACAGCGGTTTCGTGGTCTATTCGCCCAAGGCGAAGAACCGCCTGCTCAACGTGGACTTCGAAACCATCGAGCGATTCGGCCTGACCAGCGAGGAGGTCGCGCGCGCGATGGCCATCGGTGCGCTGAACGCCAGCGTCGCCTCCCTCGCCGTGTCGAATACCGGCGTTGCGGACGATGACCAGGAGGCTGCAGGCGGTACCCAGTGCTACGCCTATGCACTGATGCGGGGCGAGCGACAGGTGGTCGTGAGCGAAACGGTGCAGTTCGACGGCGACCGGGTCGCGATCCGCAAGCAGGCCGCGCGCCACGGTCTCATCCAGCTGCCGGTCAAATACGCCGAGTTGCTCAACAAGCTGGAGGGACGCGAAGGCGAATAG
- a CDS encoding DUF2061 domain-containing protein has translation MRQRPLLKTLTFAVLHFATAFIVVYALTGSMVIGGAVALIEPLCNTLVFYLHERAWQRFGRQKAIHSHGYGHDVLLKYLTRGQTASSRIVRTPR, from the coding sequence ATGAGACAACGCCCACTATTGAAGACCCTCACCTTTGCTGTGCTGCATTTCGCGACAGCGTTCATCGTCGTCTACGCCCTTACCGGGAGCATGGTGATCGGCGGGGCGGTCGCGCTGATCGAACCGCTGTGCAATACCCTGGTTTTCTATCTGCATGAACGCGCCTGGCAACGCTTCGGTCGCCAGAAAGCCATCCACAGCCACGGCTACGGCCACGACGTGTTGCTGAAATACCTGACGCGAGGCCAGACCGCCAGCAGTCGGATCGTCCGCACGCCTCGCTGA
- the ligD gene encoding DNA ligase D produces the protein MALDEYQRMRDFAATPEPTGKARGKSRKVQSLQYCIQKHDATRLHYDFRLELDGTLKSWAIPKGPSLDPSVRRLAVHVEDHPLEYATFEGSIPAGHYGAGDVIVWDRGVWIPQGDPQEGYHKGKLKFGLEGEKLAGSWNLVRTRMDGKKEQWFLIKSRDEAAREEDDYDVVTAEPNSVLSDRTLVPRKRGAAKARVAEAPAKPVKAPAKKRASRKQRDAVKLEGAVPAKLPEKFKPQLATLVDAVPSGDWRYEIKFDGYRILARIEAGKVALFTRNGHDWTAKMPQQAAALAGLGLESGWLDGEVVVPNEEGTPDFQALQNAFEAGRSGSILYYLFDTPYLNGMDLREVPLEQRRAALREVLEGSDSELLRFSEDFTEQPDSILESACQMKLEGLIGKRAGSTYTSRRSSSWVKIKCSNRQEFIIVGYTEPKGTRTGFGALLLGLHDDDGKLLYAGKVGTGFNQATLKTLHKQLKKLETDRSPLARAAPAADVRGAQWLKPELMCEVAYAQMTRQGVVRHSVFHGLRSDKPADAITHERAKPAARSSTAAKRQTDPIGSGRIKISSPERVIDPSSGITKIELARFYAQIAPWALPQLRGRPLALVRAPEGISGELFFQKHADKLAIPHITQLDPALDPKHGALLVIDSAEALVGAAQMGTIELHCWNAVEPELEHPDRFVLDLDPDPALPWKSMLEATQLTHTLLDEIGLASFLKTSGGKGIHIVVPLDPVHSWSEVKAFSQAIAKYLAKLLPSHFSAVSGPKNRVGRIFIDYLRNSRGASTVAPYSVRAREGLPVSVPIHRDELADLKGANLWTVRNLLERLQELGDDDPWAGMTRTGQTITAQMRERLGMTA, from the coding sequence ATGGCGCTCGACGAATACCAGCGCATGCGCGATTTCGCCGCCACGCCCGAGCCGACGGGTAAGGCACGCGGCAAGTCACGCAAGGTCCAGAGCCTGCAGTACTGCATCCAGAAGCACGACGCGACGCGGTTGCATTACGACTTTCGCCTGGAGCTGGACGGCACGCTGAAGAGCTGGGCGATCCCCAAGGGTCCCAGTCTGGACCCGAGCGTGCGTCGGTTGGCGGTGCATGTGGAGGATCATCCGCTGGAGTACGCCACGTTCGAGGGCTCCATTCCGGCCGGGCATTACGGCGCGGGTGACGTGATCGTCTGGGATCGCGGCGTGTGGATACCGCAGGGTGATCCGCAGGAGGGTTATCACAAAGGCAAGCTCAAGTTCGGCCTCGAGGGCGAAAAGCTCGCCGGCAGCTGGAATCTGGTGCGCACTCGCATGGATGGCAAGAAGGAGCAGTGGTTCCTGATCAAGTCGCGTGACGAGGCCGCGCGCGAGGAGGACGACTACGACGTCGTCACTGCCGAGCCGAACAGCGTGCTCAGCGACCGTACGCTGGTCCCGCGCAAACGCGGAGCGGCCAAAGCCCGCGTTGCGGAAGCGCCGGCCAAGCCAGTCAAGGCGCCTGCAAAAAAGCGAGCGTCACGCAAACAGCGCGACGCGGTGAAGCTGGAGGGCGCCGTCCCGGCCAAATTGCCGGAGAAATTCAAGCCGCAGCTGGCGACGCTGGTGGACGCCGTGCCGAGCGGCGATTGGCGCTACGAGATCAAGTTCGACGGCTACCGCATACTCGCCCGTATCGAGGCCGGCAAGGTCGCGCTGTTCACCCGCAACGGCCATGACTGGACGGCGAAGATGCCACAGCAAGCGGCCGCGCTTGCCGGACTCGGGCTCGAATCAGGCTGGCTCGACGGCGAAGTGGTGGTACCGAACGAGGAGGGCACTCCGGACTTCCAGGCGTTGCAGAATGCCTTCGAAGCCGGTCGCAGCGGGAGCATTCTTTATTACCTGTTCGACACTCCCTATCTGAACGGCATGGACCTGCGCGAGGTGCCGCTGGAACAGCGTCGCGCGGCGTTGCGTGAAGTGCTGGAAGGCAGCGATAGCGAATTGCTGCGTTTCTCCGAGGATTTCACCGAGCAGCCGGACAGCATTCTGGAAAGTGCCTGCCAGATGAAGCTCGAGGGCCTGATCGGCAAGCGAGCGGGTAGCACCTACACCTCCAGGCGCAGCAGCAGCTGGGTGAAGATCAAGTGCAGCAATCGGCAGGAATTCATCATCGTCGGCTACACCGAGCCCAAGGGCACGCGCACCGGGTTCGGCGCATTGTTGCTGGGGCTGCATGACGACGATGGAAAGCTGCTTTATGCAGGCAAGGTCGGCACCGGCTTCAATCAGGCCACGCTGAAAACTCTGCACAAGCAGTTGAAGAAGCTGGAAACCGATAGAAGCCCTTTGGCCAGGGCGGCACCTGCCGCCGATGTACGCGGCGCGCAATGGCTCAAGCCTGAACTGATGTGCGAGGTCGCCTACGCGCAGATGACCCGCCAGGGCGTGGTCCGCCATTCGGTGTTCCATGGCCTGCGCTCGGACAAGCCCGCCGATGCCATTACCCATGAGCGAGCCAAGCCTGCCGCCCGTAGCAGCACAGCCGCGAAGCGGCAAACCGACCCTATCGGCAGCGGGCGGATCAAGATCTCCAGTCCCGAGCGGGTCATCGACCCCAGCAGCGGCATCACCAAGATCGAACTGGCCCGTTTCTACGCGCAGATCGCGCCCTGGGCCTTGCCGCAGCTGCGTGGGCGCCCGCTGGCGCTGGTACGCGCCCCGGAGGGCATCAGCGGTGAGCTGTTCTTCCAGAAGCACGCCGACAAACTGGCCATCCCGCACATCACCCAGCTCGACCCCGCGCTCGACCCCAAGCACGGTGCGTTACTGGTGATCGACAGCGCCGAAGCGCTGGTTGGCGCCGCGCAGATGGGCACCATCGAGTTGCACTGCTGGAATGCGGTAGAGCCCGAACTGGAGCACCCGGATCGCTTCGTGCTCGACCTCGACCCGGACCCGGCACTGCCCTGGAAAAGCATGCTCGAAGCCACTCAGCTGACCCATACGCTGCTGGACGAGATCGGCCTGGCCTCGTTCCTCAAGACCAGCGGGGGCAAAGGCATCCACATTGTCGTGCCGCTTGACCCTGTTCACAGCTGGAGCGAAGTGAAGGCATTCAGTCAGGCCATCGCCAAATACCTGGCAAAACTGCTGCCGTCACATTTTTCGGCGGTCAGCGGGCCGAAGAACCGGGTCGGGCGCATCTTCATCGACTACCTGCGCAACAGCCGTGGCGCCAGCACCGTTGCCCCTTATTCGGTGCGTGCCCGTGAGGGCTTGCCGGTTTCCGTGCCCATCCACCGCGACGAACTGGCGGATCTCAAGGGTGCGAACCTCTGGACCGTACGCAACCTGCTGGAGCGGCTGCAGGAGCTTGGTGACGATGATCCCTGGGCGGGTATGACGCGGACCGGACAGACCATCACCGCACAGATGCGCGAGCGTCTTGGCATGACAGCTTAA
- the malQ gene encoding 4-alpha-glucanotransferase, with translation MSDEALIRLAEAAGLSIDWVDADNREQRVEPDVLRDVLACLGLAAETDADIDASLAILAHKNNHGGVPPLLTCDQHAALDLSVYFPAASRFELQAEDGDVQQGELDYQARLPAIDTPGYYQLTIDKYQLSVAVAPFSCPTVAELAGADAWGLTVQLYGLRRADDGGLGDTQALEALVSNAAAHGADALGISPVHAMFGAHIDQYSPYSPSSRLFFNVLHAAPGSILGEWPLRQAIETCGLGEELKRLERLELIDWPAVAQSRYRLLRQLFDDFSKGGNALQVDFDSFRASGGEALENHCRFEALHSHLRDAQGHTQHWNDWPSEYRDPANPAVEAFAREHADEVSYHAFGQWLMARGLERAQVAARSAGMRIGLISDLAVGADGGGSQAWSRQAELLASLSVGAPPDIMNRDGQNWGISAFSPWGLRQNGFRAYIEMLRANLAHAGGMRIDHVLGLKRLWVVPAGADPKRGVYLNFPFDDMLRLLCLEAWRHQAVILGEDLGTIPHGLRDVLAARGILGMRVLLFEQHDGHFQPPGQYPAQALATSTTHDIPTLTGWWQGHDIDWRIKVGQVPESDRDAQWRAREKERAGLNRALCDYSGKNPDVLLNAADAVDAAICFLAHTPAPLVLVPVEDALGLEEQTNMPGIVETHPNWRRRYPGDSATLLDSPVSSRRLASFAQARRNHRGAANR, from the coding sequence ATGAGCGACGAAGCCCTGATCCGCCTGGCGGAAGCCGCCGGGCTCTCCATCGACTGGGTCGACGCCGACAACCGCGAACAACGGGTCGAGCCGGACGTGTTGCGCGACGTGCTGGCCTGCCTCGGGCTGGCGGCGGAAACCGATGCAGATATCGACGCCAGCCTCGCGATCCTCGCGCACAAGAACAACCACGGCGGCGTGCCGCCGCTGCTGACCTGCGATCAGCACGCTGCACTGGACCTTTCCGTCTACTTTCCTGCGGCCAGTCGTTTCGAGTTGCAGGCAGAAGATGGCGACGTCCAACAGGGCGAACTCGACTACCAGGCCCGCCTGCCGGCCATCGACACCCCTGGCTACTACCAACTGACCATCGACAAGTATCAGCTGAGCGTGGCCGTCGCCCCGTTCTCCTGTCCCACCGTAGCTGAGCTCGCCGGAGCGGACGCCTGGGGCCTGACGGTGCAGTTGTACGGGCTGCGCCGCGCGGACGATGGCGGTCTGGGCGATACCCAGGCGCTGGAGGCGCTGGTCAGCAACGCCGCTGCTCACGGCGCCGATGCGCTTGGAATCAGCCCGGTGCATGCCATGTTCGGCGCGCATATCGACCAGTACAGCCCTTATTCGCCGTCGAGCCGACTCTTCTTCAACGTGCTGCACGCCGCACCCGGGTCGATTCTCGGTGAGTGGCCGCTACGCCAGGCCATCGAGACCTGCGGGCTCGGCGAGGAATTGAAACGACTCGAGCGCCTGGAGCTGATCGACTGGCCCGCCGTGGCCCAGTCGCGGTATCGCCTGTTGCGGCAGCTGTTCGATGACTTCAGCAAGGGTGGCAACGCCCTGCAGGTGGATTTCGACAGCTTCCGCGCGAGCGGGGGCGAGGCGTTGGAAAATCACTGTCGTTTCGAAGCCCTGCACAGCCATCTGCGTGACGCGCAAGGTCATACGCAGCACTGGAACGACTGGCCAAGCGAATACCGCGATCCTGCCAACCCGGCCGTAGAGGCCTTCGCCCGCGAACATGCCGACGAGGTGAGCTACCACGCCTTTGGCCAGTGGCTGATGGCCCGCGGGCTGGAGCGTGCCCAGGTTGCAGCGCGCAGCGCCGGCATGCGCATCGGGCTGATTTCTGACTTGGCGGTGGGTGCCGATGGCGGCGGCAGTCAGGCCTGGAGCCGCCAGGCGGAGCTGTTGGCATCGCTGAGCGTCGGTGCGCCGCCGGACATCATGAATCGCGACGGCCAGAACTGGGGTATTTCGGCGTTTTCGCCCTGGGGCCTGCGGCAGAATGGCTTTCGCGCCTATATCGAAATGCTGCGCGCCAACCTTGCTCATGCCGGCGGCATGCGTATCGACCACGTACTAGGCCTGAAGCGCCTCTGGGTTGTGCCTGCCGGCGCTGACCCGAAGCGTGGCGTGTACCTCAACTTCCCCTTCGACGACATGTTGCGCCTGCTCTGCCTCGAAGCCTGGCGCCATCAGGCAGTGATCCTCGGCGAGGATCTCGGCACCATTCCCCATGGCCTGCGGGATGTCCTCGCGGCACGGGGAATTCTCGGCATGCGGGTGCTGCTGTTCGAACAGCACGACGGGCATTTCCAGCCCCCAGGCCAATACCCGGCGCAGGCGCTGGCGACCAGCACCACTCATGACATCCCGACTCTGACGGGCTGGTGGCAAGGTCACGATATCGACTGGCGTATCAAGGTCGGCCAGGTGCCCGAATCCGACCGCGACGCCCAGTGGCGAGCCCGCGAGAAGGAGCGTGCCGGGCTGAATCGCGCCTTGTGCGACTACAGCGGCAAGAATCCGGATGTGTTGTTGAATGCAGCTGACGCGGTCGATGCCGCCATCTGCTTTCTGGCGCACACCCCGGCGCCGCTGGTACTGGTGCCGGTGGAAGATGCGCTCGGTCTGGAAGAACAGACCAACATGCCCGGCATCGTCGAAACCCATCCCAACTGGCGTCGCCGCTATCCCGGCGACAGTGCAACGTTGCTCGACAGCCCGGTCAGCAGCCGTCGGCTGGCATCCTTCGCGCAGGCCCGTCGTAACCATCGTGGAGCTGCGAATCGATGA